In Vibrio alginolyticus NBRC 15630 = ATCC 17749, the sequence GGTCGTCTACCTGTAACAACAACACTGACTGAGCTTGATGAAGAAGCGTTGATTCAGATCCTATGTGAACCGAAGAACGCACTGACCAAGCAATATGCAGCATTGTTTGAGCTAGAAAACGCTGAACTTGAATTCCGTGAAGATGCGCTGCGCGCTATCGCGAAAAAAGCAATGGAGCGTAAAACAGGTGCTCGTGGCTTACGCTCGATTCTTGAAGGCGTGCTACTTGAAACCATGTACGAATTACCATCTGCAACAGACGTTAGTAAAGTCGTGATTGATGAGTCCGTCATTAATGGCGAGTCAGAGCCACTGCTTATTTACAGTAACGCAGACAATCAGGCAGCTGGAGCAGAGTAAATTCAGCCATAATGAAAAAGGAGGTAAGTAATTACCTCCTTTTTTTATTTCTCTTATTGAATCCAAACAATTAGCCCCCATATACTGCCTTAAGTAATACGTTAAACGTGAAAGCGGAAGAGAGAATTATATGAACTTGGAACGTTCCGAGCGTATCGAGATCCCGGTACTACCTCTACGTGACGTAGTGGTCTACCCACACATGGTTATTCCATTGTTTGTTGGTCGTGAGAAATCGATTAGCTGTCTAGAAACGGCGATGGAAACCAACAAACAAGTTCTTCTTGTGGCACAAAAGCAAGCGGATACTGACGAGCCTACGGTTGACGACCTATTTGACGTAGGTACGGTAGCCACCATTCTCCAGCTCTTGAAGCTTCCGGATGGCACAGTAAAAGTATTGGTCGAAGGCCAGCAGCGAGCAAAAATCAATCACTTTAAAGAGAGTGACTTCTTCCTAGCGGAAGCTGAATTTGTTGTTACGCCAGAATTGGATGAGCGTGAGCAAGAAGTGATTGTTCGCAGCGCGATTAATCAGTTTGAAGGGTTCATTAAGCTAAACAAGAAGATTCCACCAGAAGTGCTAACGTCACTTAATGGTATCGACGAAGCCGCACGCTTAGCGGATACCATTGCGGCTCATATGCCGTTAAAGTTGGTAGATAAGCAGCAAGTACTTGAAATTGTTGACGTCACTGAGCGTCTGGAATTCCTGATGGGCCAGATGGAATCAGAGATCGACTTGCTGCAAGTTGAAAAACGAATTCGTGGTCGCGTTAAAAAGCAAATGGAAAAATCTCAGCGTGAGTACTATCTGAATGAGCAAATGAAAGCGATTCAGAAAGAACTTGGTGAGATGGAAGACGCACCAGACGAGTTCGAAACGCTACAGAAGAAGATTGACGAATCAAAAATGCCTCAAGAGGCACGTGAAAAGACAGAGCAAGAGCTGCAAAAGCTTAAGATGATGTCTCCAATGTCTGCTGAAGCAACAGTGGTTCGTAGCTACATCGATTGGATGGTCAGCGTTCCTTGGGCTAAGCGCTCAAAAGTTAAGAAAAACTTAGCGAAAGCAGAAGAGGTTCTTAATGAAGATCACTACGGTCTAGAACGCGTCAAAGAACGTATCCTTGAATACCTGGCTGTTCAAAACCGTATCAACAAGCTAAAAGGTCCTATCCTTTGTCTTGTTGGTCCTCCTGGTGTAGGTAAAACGTCTCTTGGTCGTTCAATTGCTTCAGCTACAGGCCGTAAGTATGTTCGTATGGCGTTGGGTGGTGTGCGTGATGAAGCGGAAATTCGTGGTCACCGTCGTACTTACATCGGCTCATTACCAGGCAAATTGATCCAGAAGATGTCGAAGGTTGGTGTGAAGAACCCGCTGTTCTTATTGGACGAAATCGACAAAATGTCTTCAGATATGCGTGGTGATCCGGCATCGGCTCTACTAGAAGTGCTTGATCCTGAACAGAATAACTCGTTCAACGATCACTACCTAGAAGTGGATTACGATCTCTCTGACGTTATGTTTGTTGCGACATCGAACTCGATGAACATCCCGGGCCCATTGTTAGACCGTATGGAAGTTATTCGTTTATCTGGTTACACCGAAGACGAGAAGCTGAACATTGCAAAACGTCACCTTGTTGATAAACAAGTGAAGCGTAATGGCTTGAAAGCGGATGAGATCGTCATTGAAGATTCTGCGATTATTGGCATCATTCGTTACTACACGCGTGAAGCGGGTGTCCGTAACTTAGAGCGTGAGATTTCTAAGATCTGCCGTAAAGCAGTGAAGAATATCTTGCTGGATAAGGACATCAAGTCAGTAACGGTAACGATGGACAACCTAAAAGAGTACTTAGGTGTTCAACGTTTCGATTACGGTAAAGCGGATGAAAGTAACCGAATTGGTCAAGTAACTGGTCTAGCTTGGACAGAGGTGGGTGGCGATCTATTAACGATTGAAACTCAATCAATGCCAGGTAAAGGTAAGCTGACACAAACGGGTTCTCTTGGTGATGTGATGCAAGAGTCTATCCAAGCAGCAATGACAGTGGTTCGCTCTCGTGCAGAAAAGCTAGGTATCAATACTGACTTCTACGAGAAGAAAGATATTCACGTACACGTACCGGAAGGCGCGACACCAAAAGATGGCCCAAGTGCGGGTACAGCAATGTGTACGGCATTGGTTTCTTCTCTGACAGGCAACCCTGTGAAAGCAGAAGTAGCGATGACGGGTGAAATCACACTGCGTGGTGAGGTTCTACCTATCGGCGGCCTAAAAGAGAAGTTACTTGCGGCACACCGTGGTGGCATTAAGACAGTGCTAATTCCAAAAGATAACGAGCGTGATTTGGAAGAGATTCCTGATAATGTTATCGCTGATCTGAAAGTTATCCCTGTACAGTGGATTGATGAAGTACTGAAAGTCGCACTAGAGCGAGACCCGACGGGCGTTGAGTTTGAGTCTCAAAAATAGTGATGTGTAGCAAAAATAAGTAAAAGTTTACGCTGATAAGCCCAAAAAGGCTTGTCAGCGTTTTTTTTGGGCGCTAAGTTAGTTTCGATAGCTGCCAGCCCTTGATGAATAAGGGGTGGAGCATATTTTCTTAACAATGGAACGAAAGTCATCACAAAAATAATCACAGATGACACAAAGGGGAAATTACAGTGAATAAAACTCAGTTAGTAGAACAAATCGCAGAAAATGCAGATATTTCTAAAGCGTCAGCGGGTCGTGCTCTAGATGCATTCATCGAAGCAGTAAGCGGAACTCTTCAATCTGGTGATCAAGTCGCTCTAGTTGGCTTTGGTACATTCAGCGTTCGCACTCGTGCTGCACGTACTGGTCGTAACCCAAAAACTGGTGAAGAAATCCAAATCGCAGAAGCAAAAGTACCAGCTTTCAAAGCTGGTAAAGCACTGAAAGACGCTTGTAACTAATCACGGCGTTTTTTCTGTAACCGGCCATTTGCTTAACTTTTGCTCAAACAATAAGTTTCGAACAAAAATTTACAAACTTCGAGCCGAACTTTCTTAAATTATGCGCATCATACTGATGCGCATTTCTTTTTCTGATATTATTGCGCCATTATTTCTATTAGATAGAAGCAGTAGGCTTCAATTGTGGAGAGCAGTTAAATTATGATGGATCGACTACGCGAAGGCGTGAATAGCATCGCGGTCAAAATTATCCTTGGACTTATCATCCTGTCTTTCGTATTTGCAGGTGTAGGTAGCTACATCGTTGGTGGTAGCAACAACTCTGCAGCGAAAGTCGGTAACACTGAGATTCCTCGTGGTGAGTTCGAGATGGCATACCAAAATGAGCGTAACCGTATGCAAGCTCAGTTGGGTGACTACTTCTCTCAAATGCTGGCTGACCCTGCATATGTTGAATCTTTCCGCAAATCCGTTTTAGATCGAATGATCAATGACGTGTTGCTTGACCAACAAGCTGAAGCTTTGGGTCTGCGAATCAGCGACACTCAAGTGCGTAGCATGATTCTAGACATGCCTCAGTTCCAATCTAATGGTCAGTTTGATCAAGAGATCTATCAAGCCTCTTTGCGTCGTGCAGGCTTTTCGCCAGACTCTTTTGCTGAGTACATGCGTCGTGAATTGGTTCGTGAGCAACTGCTGAATGCGCTACAAAACAGTGAATTTATTCTGCCGGGTGAAGTACAAGCAGAAGGCAAGCTGTTCACTCAAACTCGTGATATTCGCACGATTCAGATCGACTTAGCGGAGTTTGCGAAAAATATTGAATTGACCGACGAAGAAATTCAAGAGTACTACAAAGCAAACCCAGACAACTTTACACGCCCAGAGCAGGTTAAAGTCTCTTACATCGAACTGTCAGCTG encodes:
- a CDS encoding HU family DNA-binding protein: MNKTQLVEQIAENADISKASAGRALDAFIEAVSGTLQSGDQVALVGFGTFSVRTRAARTGRNPKTGEEIQIAEAKVPAFKAGKALKDACN
- the lon gene encoding endopeptidase La; this translates as MNLERSERIEIPVLPLRDVVVYPHMVIPLFVGREKSISCLETAMETNKQVLLVAQKQADTDEPTVDDLFDVGTVATILQLLKLPDGTVKVLVEGQQRAKINHFKESDFFLAEAEFVVTPELDEREQEVIVRSAINQFEGFIKLNKKIPPEVLTSLNGIDEAARLADTIAAHMPLKLVDKQQVLEIVDVTERLEFLMGQMESEIDLLQVEKRIRGRVKKQMEKSQREYYLNEQMKAIQKELGEMEDAPDEFETLQKKIDESKMPQEAREKTEQELQKLKMMSPMSAEATVVRSYIDWMVSVPWAKRSKVKKNLAKAEEVLNEDHYGLERVKERILEYLAVQNRINKLKGPILCLVGPPGVGKTSLGRSIASATGRKYVRMALGGVRDEAEIRGHRRTYIGSLPGKLIQKMSKVGVKNPLFLLDEIDKMSSDMRGDPASALLEVLDPEQNNSFNDHYLEVDYDLSDVMFVATSNSMNIPGPLLDRMEVIRLSGYTEDEKLNIAKRHLVDKQVKRNGLKADEIVIEDSAIIGIIRYYTREAGVRNLEREISKICRKAVKNILLDKDIKSVTVTMDNLKEYLGVQRFDYGKADESNRIGQVTGLAWTEVGGDLLTIETQSMPGKGKLTQTGSLGDVMQESIQAAMTVVRSRAEKLGINTDFYEKKDIHVHVPEGATPKDGPSAGTAMCTALVSSLTGNPVKAEVAMTGEITLRGEVLPIGGLKEKLLAAHRGGIKTVLIPKDNERDLEEIPDNVIADLKVIPVQWIDEVLKVALERDPTGVEFESQK